GTGCTTGTTTTGTCCATTCAATGATGTGCTCAGGAATTTCAATTTGCGACAGTGCTTCACTAATCCAGGTATCAATTTTTTCTTGTCGAACGTAAGTTATGTCATTGCATTTATCTTTGCCAGAAGCGCAGTGATAATAAACATATTTCAGACCTGATTTTTTTCTTTTCTCTTGCGCCGTGATTGAACAGCCGCAGTGACCACATGTCATCGTATTAGTGAAAGCGAAATTGAACTTAGTAAGTTTAGAACGTTTAACAAAACCCATTTGAATTTGCACCCGATCAAAAAGTTCTTTTGAAACTAAGGGCTGATGCTTACCTTTGTAAAGTATGCCTTTCCATATGAAATCTCCGCTGTAAATTGGGTTCGATAGCACTCTTTGCATTTGGCTTTTACTGAGTTCGGATTTGGATCTGCTTGATCGTAAGCCTTCATTGAAAAGAAGTCGTTTTAGTTTTGAGAGTGAAAATTCCCCTTTGGAGGCTAAATCGAAAGCTCTGGCTATGATTGCAGCTTGTTTTGTATCTGGTTCAATCGTATGGTGTTGTCTATTATTCGCGTAGCCCAACGGAGCGCATGAAGGCCACAATCCCTGCGAGGCTTTCTGATTCATGCCTTTCTGTACTTCTTCTGACAAATTATCAGAATAGTTTTTTGCCATCAGAACTTTTATTCCATGAATTAACTTTTGATGTGATTTTGATTCTTTGGATAAAATTTCATTTTCTTTTGCTAAATGAATCGAAAGATGCGGCCAATCGGTTGGGTCTAATAGGTTATAATCTTTTAGATTACGATACAGTCGATCAGTTTTCTCAACAAGCAAGTGTTGAATTTCTGTATTTTCATTTAGAAATTTTATCATTGCTTTGAACTGAGTTCGTCCTGCAGATTTAGCCGACTCGGATTCCTCAAATATTTTAACAACAGAAAAGCCGCGCTGTATTGCATATTCATTCAAATACTTTTTTTGAGCGGGAATTGAAAATCCTTCCCGATCTTGTTCTTTCGATGAAACTCTAACATAAATAACTGCTTTATTTTTCATTAAGATTTAATGTCTCGCTTCCCAAATCATTTATTAAAAAAAGTCTATAGTTGTTGATCGGATGACGAATGCATTTAATTTGCCCAGTGGATGCCCATCGACGAATTGTGTCTGGATGTGCTGACATTTTTTTAGCAACGGCTTTCACAGTTAACCATTGATCTGCAAATTTCATAATCTCACCTAATGTTACTTTTTCTGTTTTATTCATAGCTTATGTCCTTTCAAAAAACGAACCTATTTTGTGTTGCGTGTCAAAAATTCTACAATATGGCAGAAACGGCTTAAAAATTGTGATTCATATTTAGTGTAAACGTTTTCTAAAGCTAAGAGGGCATCAGGATTTAACGTCATTGGTTCACCCTGATCAATCATGATTGTTTCATAAACATCTGGCGTTGATTCAAACATTGTTTGGTCAAATCCAAACTCACTTTTAACTCCTTTTTTCACTAGCCGCTGTTCAAATTTGGGAGGATTCAGCTTTTCTTTAAGGAATTCACTTTCAAAACGTATGCAGCGGCATAATCGAATATGCAGAATTGCCAATTGGCCGATTAAAGCTGATCTTGAAGGTGTGTCGTCACCAAACTCATCAGCAAAAAGATTGTATGCCTGTTCGTAGGTTATATCGTCCATTGATGTTGAGTACTTTTCAAATATACCGTGCTTAGTCGAGTTCTGACACGAAATTGCTTTTCCTTTGGCAGTTTTTACTCCTCCATTTTTTCCGTTGATAGGGCTTGTTTCTGATCGTTTGTCTAATGCATCCATGTTTTAACCTCCTGTGGTTTGATGAATGTTTCTATTTTGTTTTTAAAAAGTTGTGATGGCTGGATAGTCCAATTTTCAATCTTAAGTAGCTTTGAAAAATCACGATCAAAATTACGTGACTGATTCATTATTTTTTTTGCACTATAAAACCCGTCACGTTCGAGATTGTGTTTGAATGCAGCAAAGCGTTGAGATTGCTCTGTGTTAATAGGTAAATCAGTGAACCGTGCGTTTAATCCAACAAGTGCTTCAAAATGCAAACCCTCTGCAACCACTTTGGGAATGTCCATTATTGATCGTGACGGAAGTTTTGTTTTTCCTAGCCGGAGTTCAATGCGAGTGAATTGATCTGCTAGATTTTCTTTTTTTGCTTTGTCATAGATTTCAATTTTCTCATCACCTTTGCCAATAATTAAGCCCGTACGGCTTCCGCTTTCGTCTATAAAAGCAAGCGAACTTCTTTTGTT
The sequence above is a segment of the Oligoflexia bacterium genome. Coding sequences within it:
- a CDS encoding recombinase family protein, yielding MKNKAVIYVRVSSKEQDREGFSIPAQKKYLNEYAIQRGFSVVKIFEESESAKSAGRTQFKAMIKFLNENTEIQHLLVEKTDRLYRNLKDYNLLDPTDWPHLSIHLAKENEILSKESKSHQKLIHGIKVLMAKNYSDNLSEEVQKGMNQKASQGLWPSCAPLGYANNRQHHTIEPDTKQAAIIARAFDLASKGEFSLSKLKRLLFNEGLRSSRSKSELSKSQMQRVLSNPIYSGDFIWKGILYKGKHQPLVSKELFDRVQIQMGFVKRSKLTKFNFAFTNTMTCGHCGCSITAQEKRKKSGLKYVYYHCASGKDKCNDITYVRQEKIDTWISEALSQIEIPEHIIEWTKQALLDSHKQEREYHQSQLQILEGRYRTVQNKINKTYEDKLEGQIDTDFWSLQNERLNKELIQVESQIASLRTANAAYVDKGVQLMELARQAPTLFKTMTVDEKRELVNLVLSNPRIENGSLRYDFKKPFSMFANVTDLDKWRGVRKFT